In one window of Macadamia integrifolia cultivar HAES 741 chromosome 2, SCU_Mint_v3, whole genome shotgun sequence DNA:
- the LOC122072260 gene encoding elicitor peptide 6, with the protein MEELKSPKQRRTAAAAASSSHGNPCDLVQGAISAVFKCLGLDPFYWPFSKQGEDTNTHQNTSYHPSPSTEEAQDPQFPLSEFGTKTCEGVAVGSITVNSRRPKPPPISPGEDPQHN; encoded by the exons atggAGGAGTTGAAGTCGCCGAAACAGAGAAGAACAGCAGCGGCAgcagcttcttcttctcatgGAAACCCTTGTGATTTGGTTCAAGGAGCTATCAGTGCTGTCTTCAAATGTTTGGGCTTAGACCCTTTCTATTGGCCTTTCTCCAAACAAGGAGAAGATACCAACACCCATCAAAACACTTCTTATCATCCATCTCCATCCACAGAAGAAGCCCAAGATCCACAGTTTCCACTCTCGGAATTTGGAACGAAAACTTGT GAAGGTGTTGCAGTGGGATCCATAACGGTGAATAGTAGAAGGCCCAAACCGCCACCAATAAGCCCTGGAGAAGACCCTCAACACAACTAa